A region of the Pseudarthrobacter phenanthrenivorans Sphe3 genome:
CGGGGTCCGCGCTTCATCGATGAGGATGGAGTCCACCTCGTCAACGATTGCGAAGTGATGCCCCCGCTGGACCAGTTCGTTCTTGTCCCAGGCCATGTTGTCCCGGAGGTAATCGAAACCGAATTCGTTGTTGGTGCCGTAGGTGATGTCAGCGGCGTACTGCTGGCGGCGGACGGCAGGATCCTGGTTGGAGAGGATGCACCCGCTGGTGAGGCCGAGGAAGCGGTAGACGCGGCCCATCAGGTCAGACTGGTATTCGGCGAGGTAGTCATTCACGGTGACCACGTGGACGCCGTTTCCGGCCAGCGCGTTCAGGTAGGCGGGAGCGGTCGCCACCAGGGTCTTGCCTTCACCGGTCTTCATTTCCGCGATGTTGCCCAGGTGCAGGGCGGCGCCGCCCATCAACTGGACATCGAAGTGTCGCATCCCGAGGGTTCGCGAGGAGGCTTCCCGGACGGCGGCGAAGGCTTCCGGAAGCAGGTCATCCAGTTTTTCGCCGTCCTGGTGGCGCTGGCGAAGCCGGTCGGTCTCCTCCCGCAGTTCGGCGTCCGTGAAGGTTTTGAACGAGTCTTCCAGGGCATTGATGGAGTCGGCATAGTTCCGCAGTTGCCGGAGTGTCTTTTTGTCACCCGTGCGGAGAAGTTTTTCGATAAGTGATGCCACGTGAAGATGCTCCCAGTCTCATGCCGCCGAATTCTGGCGTTTTTAGTCTACGGGAGAGACAGCGGCGGGAGGCCCGTTTGTTCCCTCAGAGCGCAGAGCCCTGCGCCTGGCCGTCGGTTCCCTGCCCGGCAGCACGGGCGAGGCTGCCGGCAAGGTCGCCCACCGGAAATACTTCCACGGTGGCCAGCCCCAGCCATTCCGCCATGAGCCGCAGCTCTGCGGCCAGTTCGGCGGCGGTATCAGCCGGCGCCTCCGGCTCGGCAAAGGCTGACCTCACCAGCAGCCTTCCGCCCTGCCGGTCTGCCTTCAGGTCAACACGGGCCACAATCCTGTCGCGGAGGAGGAATGGCAGGACGTAATATCCGTAACGCCTCTTGTGCTCCGGGGTGTAAATCTCAATCCGGTAATGGAAACCGAAAAGCTCCTCCAGCCGCCGGCGCTCAAAAACCAGCGAGTCGAAAGGGCTCAGCAGGGCGCGGCCCGTGGCCCGCCGCGGCAGCCTCGCCCCGACGTGCCGGAAGACTTCGCGGCTCCAGCCGGGCACCACCACACGTTCCAGCCGTCCCTGCTCTACTAAATGCTCGACGGCGGCCACTGCGGCTTTCGCGGGCGTGCGGAAGTAGTCCGCGAAGCAGCGCACTGTCCCGATGCCGTGTGCCTGCGCGGCCGCATCGATCAGCCGGTTCATTGCCTCCCCGGGGTCCCCGGCCCGTCCCTGGGCCGGGAGCTGAGGCAGCACTTTGGCAGTTAATGTGTATCTGCGTTCAAACTGCTCAGACCGTGACGCCGCGGAAACGAGGCCTTCCTCGAAGAGATGCTCCAGGACCCTCTTCACGGCGTTCCAGTTCCAGCCCCAGTTCTCCGTCTGCCGTTCCTCTACATGGCCGATCCGCGCCGTCAATTCTGCGGCAGTCAGGGGACGGGAGCGCGCCAAGGTGTCGAGGATCTGTTCGGAGATAGCTTGACGGACGCCGGGATCCATCCGGGATGCACCCACCCAGGTGCGCTTCTGCCACAGGAGGAGGTCCGGGTAGTGTTCCGGCCGGATGTAGCTCGCCTCGTGCGCCCAGTACTCCACCATGCGCCGGGGATGCACGGCCGTCATCCGCTGGAGGATGGTGCGGTCGTAGTTTCCCAGGCGGGAGAAGAAGGGCAGGAGGTGGCTGCGGGAGACGACGTTGACGGAGTCGATCTGTACCAGCTGGATCCGGGCAAAGGTGCGGCCCACCGTCCGTGAAGTCACGGGGCCGGCGGGCCGTCCTTTGTCGAGTCCCTGTGCTGCCAAAGCGATCCGCCGTGCCTGGTCCAGGCTCAGCGTCGGTGGCACATCAGTCCTCTCTGTGGCTGGTATTCACCACCCTAGGCGTTTGCGGCTGCATCATCCGAACGGTAGGCAATAACCTTTTCCTCGACTACCGTGTCACCGGGCTCGCACTCATGGTCCAGGGTGATGACCCCGTAGGTCCAGCCGCGGCGCCGGTACACCACCGAGGGTGTGTTGGTTTCCTTGTCCACGAAAAGGTAGAAGTCGTGGCCGACGAGTTCCATGTTGTCCACGGCGTCGTCGAGCGAAAGCGAAGCAGCCGGAAAGACCTTGCGCCGGATCAGGACCGGAGACTTTCCGGCCGGGATGTCGTTCTCAACATCATAGGGAGACGTCTCTTCAGGGGCGGCCGCCGCGGCCTCGTTCCGGTGGTTGGCTTCCATGTAGAGCGGTTCGTGGGTGCTGGCGGGTTCGAGGGAGGCGGTTGCCTCACGAACGGCTTTGGGAGTATGCCGCCCATGGTGGACCTTCTTGCGGTCCTTGGCGCGGCGGAGCCTTTCAAGCAGCTTGTTGTAGGCGAGGTCGAATGCTGCGAATTTGTCAGCGGCGCTGGCTTCGGCGCGGATCACGGGTCCCCGGCCCAGTACTGTCACCTCAACGGTCAGCTGATCGCCGGTCTGCCGGGCATTGGTCTCCTTGGAGACTTTCGCATCAACCCGCTGGACCTTATCCCCCAGCGATTCGATCTTTGAAATCTTTTCCCCGGCATATTCGCGGAACCGGTCTGAAACTGTCAGATTTCGTCCGCTGATCATAAACTCCATGGTGCCCTCCAAATGACTTCGGTGACACGACGGCGGCGCTTCCCTGGGCCGAGCTGTCTGACAGTCGAGCCCCTCTCCGAGCCGCCATCGAAAGGTACATTCTGTTCTTTGTACCCATCACCGACGTTAGTTCATAGGCACCCTTTATTCATCCTTTCGTGGTTTATTTTTTTCTAAGTCATGGCGTGTTGCGCGGGCCTGTGCGGGTGCCGCGGCGAACCGGTCAGCGTCCGGCGGGCGTGTCGCTGCGAGGACGACGGCGCCCGCTACCTGGGCCCCCGCCCCATGCAGTGCCCGGGCTGCTTCAGCCAGCGTGGCGCCGGTGGTCAGGACGTCGTCGATGATGATGCAGCGCCGTCCGGCCACCCTTTTGCGCCCCCGTTTCCGGACTTGCATGGAGCCCCGCACCCGCTGCGCGCGGGCGCCCCGGCCCAGCCCCTTTTGGCCGCCCGGCAACTGCACTCCCGAGCTGCCGGCTTTGCGCAGGACGTCCGTCACGGCCAGTCCCGGCAGGCGGGTGGACGCCCCGTGCAGGAGCAGGTGGACGGGACTGAAGCCGCGGCCGAGGTAGGCCTTGGTGGTGGTGGGAACAGGGACCAGGAGGAGGCCGCCGGTATCTGCTGTCGCTGCCGCTACTGCCCGGCCCAAGGCGGTGCCCAGGCTTCGTTTGAGTTGGTGCTGCCCGTGCCTTTTAAAGGAAAGCAGCGCCTGGGCGAGCTCCTCCCGGTAGACGCCGGCAGCGACCACCGGGAGCAACACCGCTCCCGAGACGTCCATCAGCGCGGGCGCACCGCTTTCCGCCCTGAAGGGTGCCGCAGTGAGGCGCCGGATCCGGCGGTCGCACGGAACGCACAGTGCCCTGTCCTCCGCACCGCAGCACACGCAGTCCACGGGAACGGCAAGCGAAAGGAGATCCGCCGCCGCGCCCACGGCCTGGTCAGTGAAGCGGGCCAGCACACTGCCGTGCTCGCCGCGGTGCTTGCCCGGCCAGCTTTCCGGCGGCCTCAGGTCGGGGTCGTTCCGGTCGGGAGGTCTGGTGCTCACTCCCCCATCGTCGGACCGCCCTCTTTGCCGGGCAAGGAGGGCGGAGCCCTATGTGGAAAGCACCCCGCCACACCCGAACACGCAAAGTTTCAGCCGGGGAAGGACGGATCGATGGGGCCCTTGATTTGCGGCGACCACCCGTTGCCCAGGCGCTGGAAGATGCCCTCTGCGGACTGGGCGTAGATTTCCTCGGCCCCATTCCCCGCGCTGAGGGCGACCAGGCCCGGCCATGGTGCCAGCTGTTGGGGTTGGCCGGAGGTAAGGGACAGGAGTTCGGGAGTGACGTTCGCTGCTGCTGCCCCCTTCATGACGGCAACTGTGGTGTCCGAGACCCACGCGCCCTGGTCCGGATTGCTGTCGGTCGCGAGGGTGATCGGCGGTGTCAGCTCACGCGGGGTCCCGTCGCCGCCGCGGATGATTCCCGTGACCTGGACCCTGGTGGCGCCGTTCTGCTCCGAGATCACCAGCGCCCGGACGCCCTCCCTGGAGATCCTGAATTCCTTGACCGTCCGGCCTGCCAGCCACGCCGGCGAGAGGGTCACGCTGGGGACAGTGGCGCCCTCCGCGACGCCGGCCGGCTTGAAGGCCACCACTTCGGTGCCGCCCGCGCCGCCGGGACCTGCGGACCACACCCATTCGTTAAGCCCAAACGAGGGCCGGCTGAGGGTACTCCGGGTGGTCAAGGCCCGGGCCGGCTGCCCGGGACTGATGCTGTAGAGCGTGGTGCGGCTGTCATTGAGGAAGGCGGCCGTCTGCGACACCGGCGATTCGGCGGGGAGTCTCGGATTGAGGGCGGACACGGGCTGCATGTCGGGCAGCGGTGAAACCCTGTTGTTCTCGTACCGCACCAGCTCATTGCCGCTGACCGCGATCTGGCGTGACGGCACGCTCTTGTCCTGGACAGGCGGAAGCACGGACCCGTTGTCCTCCACCCGCACCAGGTCCTGGTTGGCCCGCAGCTCGACATTGACCACGTCGGGCTGGCTGCGGAACGTGAGCGTCAGTTGCATCTGCATGCGCAGGCGGTCCTCGGGAGAGGTTTCCATGAGTTCTTTGGCGGTCAGGTCCACCTGGGCTGCGCC
Encoded here:
- a CDS encoding winged helix-turn-helix domain-containing protein; the encoded protein is MPPTLSLDQARRIALAAQGLDKGRPAGPVTSRTVGRTFARIQLVQIDSVNVVSRSHLLPFFSRLGNYDRTILQRMTAVHPRRMVEYWAHEASYIRPEHYPDLLLWQKRTWVGASRMDPGVRQAISEQILDTLARSRPLTAAELTARIGHVEERQTENWGWNWNAVKRVLEHLFEEGLVSAASRSEQFERRYTLTAKVLPQLPAQGRAGDPGEAMNRLIDAAAQAHGIGTVRCFADYFRTPAKAAVAAVEHLVEQGRLERVVVPGWSREVFRHVGARLPRRATGRALLSPFDSLVFERRRLEELFGFHYRIEIYTPEHKRRYGYYVLPFLLRDRIVARVDLKADRQGGRLLVRSAFAEPEAPADTAAELAAELRLMAEWLGLATVEVFPVGDLAGSLARAAGQGTDGQAQGSAL
- the hpf gene encoding ribosome hibernation-promoting factor, HPF/YfiA family; the encoded protein is MEFMISGRNLTVSDRFREYAGEKISKIESLGDKVQRVDAKVSKETNARQTGDQLTVEVTVLGRGPVIRAEASAADKFAAFDLAYNKLLERLRRAKDRKKVHHGRHTPKAVREATASLEPASTHEPLYMEANHRNEAAAAAPEETSPYDVENDIPAGKSPVLIRRKVFPAASLSLDDAVDNMELVGHDFYLFVDKETNTPSVVYRRRGWTYGVITLDHECEPGDTVVEEKVIAYRSDDAAANA
- a CDS encoding ComF family protein, with product MSTRPPDRNDPDLRPPESWPGKHRGEHGSVLARFTDQAVGAAADLLSLAVPVDCVCCGAEDRALCVPCDRRIRRLTAAPFRAESGAPALMDVSGAVLLPVVAAGVYREELAQALLSFKRHGQHQLKRSLGTALGRAVAAATADTGGLLLVPVPTTTKAYLGRGFSPVHLLLHGASTRLPGLAVTDVLRKAGSSGVQLPGGQKGLGRGARAQRVRGSMQVRKRGRKRVAGRRCIIIDDVLTTGATLAEAARALHGAGAQVAGAVVLAATRPPDADRFAAAPAQARATRHDLEKNKPRKDE
- a CDS encoding LpqB family beta-propeller domain-containing protein, translating into MTGRTGGRAGLAASLLVLVLVLVAGCARIPTSGPVGKSSEGSAGNLSAPVFLPAAPQPGASPETIIDYFYRAGSGYEDDYAVARQYLTQASSVSWKPDQRALVYREARVVPTATENVYNYELDVAYTVDADGIATQSPKGTIENIPVTVTQVDGEWRISAIPDGTAIAEETFKVIYGAYPIYFYDPTFTFAVPDVRWFIKNKTVKAMTSALLAGPAPYLRGAVASAFPSGIKLARESVPVVSGAAQVDLTAKELMETSPEDRLRMQMQLTLTFRSQPDVVNVELRANQDLVRVEDNGSVLPPVQDKSVPSRQIAVSGNELVRYENNRVSPLPDMQPVSALNPRLPAESPVSQTAAFLNDSRTTLYSISPGQPARALTTRSTLSRPSFGLNEWVWSAGPGGAGGTEVVAFKPAGVAEGATVPSVTLSPAWLAGRTVKEFRISREGVRALVISEQNGATRVQVTGIIRGGDGTPRELTPPITLATDSNPDQGAWVSDTTVAVMKGAAAANVTPELLSLTSGQPQQLAPWPGLVALSAGNGAEEIYAQSAEGIFQRLGNGWSPQIKGPIDPSFPG